A genome region from Tepidibacillus fermentans includes the following:
- the selB gene encoding selenocysteine-specific translation elongation factor, whose translation MRKHYIVGTAGHIDHGKTTLSTALTGINTDRLKEERERNISIELGFAPFTLPNGDQVSLIDVPGHEKFIRHMVAGVVGIDLVLLIIAADEGIMPQTKEHLQILELLGIEHGIIVLTKKDLVDEDFIELVKEDIKEILRGTILKNAPILAVSSTTHEGIDELKLLIQEMLSQIPERTSTGFFRMPIDRVFTLKGIGTVVTGTVYSGTIEVGQELEIQPSNHKVRVRSLQVHSQSVDKAFAGQRVAINLTGIEVEDLQRGDSVVTPGQWEPSQRVDVELHLLNEIDFALKQNSEVKIHIGTTEVMGTVLFYDRKEALPGETVYCQIKLEEPIISSRKERFIIRRPSPSTTIGGGSIIDPNAKKHKYRQETIDLLKQKSKGTLDELILQQLQSSSQVFLTIQELSTLLILPKNEIEVGLSKLTKQLQIIEFQSGSQDPFYAARTQLEKIEKQIVSTLETYHKTYPLRLGYPKAEFMKQFMEKLKPKMAQNVFDYWGEKRLLMVKEEFVALPTFKPQLPPTLQEKANQLEQKLIEQGFTPDSWDDLTKEVKLNEKEKNELYNFLLNQGKILKLTDKMIIHQQTFEKLKAIIIDFLRKEQQITIQQAKELLNVSRKYLVPLMELLDQEKVTVLRQGQNYRELRK comes from the coding sequence ATGAGGAAACACTATATTGTTGGTACAGCTGGTCATATCGACCATGGAAAAACTACTTTATCAACAGCTCTTACAGGGATCAACACAGACCGCTTAAAAGAAGAAAGAGAAAGAAATATATCAATCGAATTAGGTTTTGCTCCTTTTACATTACCCAATGGTGATCAGGTTTCATTAATCGATGTTCCTGGCCATGAAAAATTTATTCGTCATATGGTAGCTGGGGTTGTCGGAATCGATCTTGTTTTACTGATTATCGCTGCCGATGAAGGAATCATGCCGCAAACCAAAGAACATCTTCAAATTCTAGAACTCCTAGGAATCGAACATGGGATTATCGTTTTAACGAAAAAAGATCTTGTAGATGAAGATTTCATTGAATTAGTAAAAGAGGATATTAAAGAAATATTAAGAGGTACGATCTTAAAAAACGCACCTATTCTAGCAGTTTCAAGTACTACCCATGAAGGAATAGATGAATTAAAACTTCTCATCCAAGAGATGCTTAGCCAAATCCCAGAACGAACTTCAACTGGTTTCTTTCGTATGCCTATTGATCGTGTCTTTACATTAAAAGGAATTGGTACCGTTGTTACAGGAACCGTTTATTCAGGAACGATAGAAGTAGGACAAGAACTCGAAATTCAGCCCTCTAATCACAAAGTACGTGTACGAAGTCTCCAAGTTCACTCCCAAAGTGTTGATAAAGCTTTCGCTGGTCAGCGGGTTGCGATCAATCTAACAGGGATCGAAGTAGAAGATTTACAAAGGGGAGATTCGGTAGTTACCCCTGGTCAATGGGAACCAAGTCAAAGAGTCGATGTGGAGTTACATCTTCTAAATGAAATCGATTTTGCACTAAAACAAAACAGTGAGGTCAAAATCCATATTGGTACGACTGAAGTGATGGGTACAGTTCTATTTTATGATCGTAAAGAAGCGCTACCAGGTGAAACAGTATATTGCCAGATTAAGCTAGAAGAACCCATTATCTCATCACGGAAAGAACGTTTTATCATTCGTCGTCCTTCTCCATCAACAACTATTGGTGGTGGATCGATTATCGATCCCAATGCAAAAAAACATAAATATCGTCAGGAAACGATTGATTTGTTAAAGCAAAAAAGCAAGGGAACCTTAGATGAACTCATTCTTCAACAATTACAATCAAGCTCACAAGTGTTTTTAACAATACAAGAACTATCAACCCTATTGATTCTTCCAAAAAACGAAATTGAAGTAGGGTTAAGTAAATTAACAAAACAGCTACAGATCATAGAATTTCAATCTGGAAGCCAAGACCCATTTTACGCTGCAAGAACTCAACTAGAAAAAATCGAAAAACAAATCGTTTCTACCTTAGAAACATATCATAAAACCTATCCATTACGCTTAGGATACCCAAAAGCTGAGTTCATGAAGCAATTTATGGAAAAATTGAAACCGAAAATGGCTCAAAACGTATTTGATTATTGGGGAGAGAAACGTTTACTTATGGTAAAAGAGGAGTTTGTTGCTTTGCCAACATTCAAACCACAATTACCTCCAACTCTTCAAGAGAAAGCAAATCAACTCGAGCAAAAATTGATCGAACAAGGTTTTACACCTGATTCCTGGGATGACTTGACTAAGGAAGTAAAGCTGAATGAAAAAGAAAAGAATGAACTATACAATTTCCTTTTAAATCAAGGGAAAATTTTGAAACTGACTGATAAAATGATCATTCATCAGCAAACTTTTGAAAAACTAAAAGCAATCATTATTGATTTTCTGCGCAAAGAACAACAGATCACGATTCAACAAGCAAAAGAACTCTTGAATGTGTCCAGAAAATATCTGGTACCTTTAATGGAACTGCTAGACCAAGAAAAAGTAACTGTCTTACGTCAAGGTCAAAATTACCGTGAATTACGAAAATAA